A genomic window from Micromonospora violae includes:
- a CDS encoding SpoIIE family protein phosphatase — protein sequence MSAEAGPATAGARDGAVRRVRLPADRRTPAAARAVVRSVLTESHLDELANEALLLTTELTTNAVEHAGTELDIEVVADEIGLTVTVSDFAPGSGDELTVGDRNDSTEINEISVRGRGLLLVDHFASRWGTTYLPTGKGVWFRLDRPGVDPPSAGTVGESTPASAGPQPGTDRSAPSASAMSELMQTAPDLYGDDPLPDFATSLLSRVAEMVGAAGGAIRLDRGDGQGPQVLARFGRPPRPGSELLRVPLTVHRPYAGELELDAAPSAYARPLAVLTAERLSLHLENDRLRRADVRRQVWLTFLAEASELLAQSLDVDLTMALVPQLVVPRLGQWCAVHTTDEWGRLRLAAASHADESMLPQLHKVLAETGPDSIQARLREASRSAAQIPLGGPMEGFAVPLIARGQRLGTLAVGRHQRHRHDPDEVAVLEDVARRAALAIENARIHAERRRVAQTLQQSLLPPVLPLVDGIGFAAEYVPTGDDAEVGGDFYDVVPLPDGRWLVVIGDVSGKGVQAAAVTGLVRDVIRVLVGDGKPLPEALARLNETLVERGGGRYCTLALAAVDPGEGDQLHVSLHLAGHDRPVLLAGAGGAEFVGTGGTALGLLDTITSPTAEITLARGDSLIFYTDGVTERRRGRELFGTDRLRDAAAPLAGYSADVVAARLRAAAINFSVEPPRDDIAVLVLRNDAT from the coding sequence GTGTCAGCCGAGGCGGGGCCCGCGACGGCCGGGGCCCGGGACGGGGCCGTCCGGCGTGTCCGGCTGCCCGCCGACCGCCGCACGCCGGCCGCCGCCCGCGCCGTGGTCCGCTCGGTGTTGACCGAGTCACACCTGGACGAACTGGCCAACGAGGCGCTGCTGCTCACCACCGAGCTGACCACCAACGCCGTCGAACACGCCGGCACCGAGTTGGACATCGAGGTCGTCGCCGACGAAATCGGGCTGACCGTCACCGTCTCCGACTTCGCCCCCGGCTCGGGCGACGAGCTGACCGTCGGCGACCGCAACGACTCCACCGAGATCAACGAGATCTCCGTGCGCGGCCGGGGCCTGCTGCTGGTCGACCACTTCGCCAGCCGCTGGGGCACGACGTACCTGCCCACCGGGAAGGGCGTCTGGTTCCGGCTCGACCGCCCCGGCGTCGACCCGCCCTCCGCAGGCACCGTCGGCGAGTCGACACCGGCCAGCGCCGGCCCGCAACCCGGCACCGACCGGTCCGCGCCGAGCGCCAGCGCGATGAGCGAACTCATGCAGACCGCCCCCGACCTGTACGGGGACGACCCGCTGCCCGACTTCGCCACCAGCCTGCTCAGCCGGGTCGCCGAGATGGTGGGCGCGGCCGGCGGCGCGATCCGCCTGGACCGGGGCGACGGCCAGGGCCCCCAGGTGCTGGCCCGCTTCGGTCGCCCACCTCGCCCCGGCAGCGAACTCCTCCGGGTGCCGCTGACGGTGCACCGCCCGTACGCCGGGGAGTTGGAGTTGGACGCCGCGCCGTCGGCGTACGCCCGACCGTTGGCGGTGCTCACCGCCGAGCGGCTGTCGCTGCACCTGGAGAACGACCGGTTGCGCCGGGCGGACGTCCGTCGACAGGTGTGGCTGACGTTCCTGGCCGAGGCGAGCGAGCTGCTGGCCCAGTCGTTGGACGTCGACCTGACCATGGCGCTGGTGCCGCAGTTGGTGGTGCCGCGACTCGGTCAGTGGTGCGCGGTGCACACCACCGACGAGTGGGGCCGGCTCCGGCTGGCGGCGGCCAGCCACGCCGACGAGTCGATGCTTCCGCAGTTGCACAAGGTGCTGGCGGAGACCGGCCCGGATTCGATCCAGGCCCGCCTGCGCGAGGCGTCGCGCAGCGCGGCGCAGATCCCGCTGGGCGGGCCGATGGAGGGTTTCGCGGTCCCGCTGATCGCCCGTGGGCAGCGGCTCGGAACCTTGGCGGTGGGGCGCCACCAGCGCCACCGGCACGACCCGGACGAGGTGGCCGTGCTGGAGGACGTGGCCCGGCGGGCCGCCCTGGCCATCGAGAACGCCCGCATCCACGCCGAACGCCGCCGCGTCGCGCAGACGCTCCAGCAGTCTCTGCTGCCGCCGGTGCTGCCGCTGGTGGACGGGATCGGCTTCGCCGCCGAGTACGTCCCGACCGGCGACGACGCCGAGGTGGGGGGCGACTTCTACGACGTGGTGCCGCTGCCCGACGGGCGCTGGCTGGTGGTGATCGGTGATGTCTCCGGCAAGGGTGTCCAGGCGGCAGCGGTGACCGGGCTGGTCCGGGACGTGATCCGGGTGCTGGTCGGCGACGGCAAGCCGTTGCCGGAGGCGTTGGCGCGGCTCAACGAGACACTTGTCGAGCGCGGCGGCGGCCGGTACTGCACGCTGGCGCTGGCGGCGGTGGATCCGGGCGAGGGCGACCAGTTGCACGTCTCGCTGCACCTTGCCGGGCACGACCGGCCGGTGCTGCTGGCCGGGGCGGGCGGCGCCGAGTTCGTCGGCACCGGCGGCACCGCGCTCGGTCTGCTCGACACGATCACGTCGCCGACTGCGGAGATCACGCTCGCCCGTGGCGATTCGCTGATCTTCTACACCGATGGCGTCACCGAACGCCGACGCGGCCGGGAGTTGTTCGGCACCGACCGGCTTCGGGACGCCGCCGCACCGCTGGCGGGCTACTCCGCCGACGTGGTGGCCGCCCGGCTGCGCGCCGCGGCGATCAACTTCTCGGTCGAGCCGCCCCGGGACGACATCGCCGTCCTGGTGCTCCGCAACGACGCGACCTGA
- a CDS encoding HAMP domain-containing protein, translating into MTTAKQSVADPSAPDHEALLGELTEALRRIGRGDLKVRLPRRAGAAGEVADAFNEVVSLQERQYLDLRRISRIVGRDGRLTERLDDEGLDGSWAEGQRAINSLIDDLGRPTTEIARVIVAVADGDLSQHMALEIDGRPLRGEYLRIGRTVNTMVDQLSSFADEVTRVAREVGTEGKLGGQADVRGVAGTWKDLTDSVNTMASNLTYQVRSISQVSTAVAKGDLSQKITVSAKGEVAELAHTINYLTDTLRLFAEQVTRVAREVGTEGKLGGQAEVPNVAGTWKDLTDSVNSMASNLTAQVRNIAQVSTAVARGDLSQKITVAAQGEILELKDTVNTMVDQLSSFADEVTRVAREVGIEGKLGGQAQVRGVSGTWRDLTENVNQLAGNLTSQVRNISQVSTAVAKGDLSQKITVDAQGEILELKNTVNTMVDQLSSFADEVTRVAREVGTEGNLGGQAQVKGVSGTWRDLTDNVNSMASNLTSQVRNIASVTTAVAKGDLSQKITVDARGEILELKSTVNTMVDQLSSFADEVTRVAREVGTEGKLGGQAQVRGVAGTWRDLTDNVNSMASNLTAQVRNIAQVSTAVAKGDLSQKITVDARGEILELKSTVNTMVDQLSSFADEVTRVAREVGTEGKLGGQAQVKGVSGTWRDLTDNVNSMASNLTSQVRNIASVTTAVAKGDLSQKITVDAQGEILELKSTVNTMVDQLSSFADEVTRVAREVGIEGKLGGQAQVKGVSGTWRDLTENVNQLASTLTTQLRAIAQVSTSVTRGDLTQRIAVKAQGEVAELKDNINQMIVTLRETTKKNAEQGWLDSNLARIGGLLQGQRDLGEVCRMIMAEVTPLVDAQLGAFFLADDADGSMRLRLTSSYGYVARGHDVTFGPGEGLVGQTALSRRTIRVSASPNSRLTLRSGLAETPPSDLVVLPVLFEGELLGVIEFASVSAFSDLHLSFLERLVLTIGIAVNTIQANRRTEELLAQSQRLAHEMQEQSAELQRTNAELEEKATLLSEQKGNIETKNREIELARLGLEEKAQQLTRASAYKSEFLANMSHELRTPLNSLLLLARLLAENSEQNLTPKQIEFAKTIHGSGSDLLRLIDDILDLSKIEAGRMDVEPTEIRFSELRGYVEQAFAPQAEEKNLDFQVRVSKDLPPALVTDAQRLQQILRNLLSNAVKFTDNGAVTLRIAPAAENAVFDVPALTNAQQVIAFTVIDTGIGISDDKLSIIFEAFQQADGTTSRRYGGTGLGLSISRDLARLIGGTITVSSAPGQGSTFTLFVPQVLAPDAVVVPQTPSPQRAGLPSSLLMPPLELLPERPEAPATRQLDGATVLIVDDDVRNVFALTSALELHGMTVLYSDNGADGVRLLAEHPEVDIVLMDAMMPDQDGYETTRQIRRNHRFADLPVVFLTAKAMPGDRESALAAGGSDYITKPVDLDDLIELMSSWINGSRTEETS; encoded by the coding sequence ATGACCACGGCGAAGCAGTCGGTGGCGGATCCGTCCGCGCCCGACCACGAGGCGCTCCTCGGTGAGTTGACCGAGGCCCTGCGACGGATCGGTCGCGGCGATCTGAAGGTGCGGCTTCCCCGCCGCGCCGGCGCGGCCGGCGAGGTGGCGGACGCCTTCAACGAGGTGGTCTCGCTCCAGGAACGGCAGTACCTCGACCTGCGGCGGATCAGTCGGATCGTCGGTCGCGACGGCCGGCTCACCGAGCGGCTCGACGACGAAGGGCTGGACGGCTCCTGGGCGGAGGGCCAGCGGGCGATCAACTCGTTGATCGACGACCTGGGCCGACCCACCACCGAGATCGCGCGGGTGATCGTGGCGGTCGCCGACGGTGACCTGTCCCAGCACATGGCGTTGGAGATCGACGGTCGGCCGCTGCGCGGTGAGTACCTGCGCATCGGGCGGACCGTGAACACGATGGTGGACCAGTTGTCGTCGTTCGCCGACGAGGTGACCCGGGTGGCCCGTGAGGTGGGCACCGAGGGCAAGCTGGGCGGCCAGGCCGACGTCCGGGGCGTCGCCGGCACCTGGAAGGACCTCACCGACTCGGTGAACACCATGGCGTCGAACCTGACCTACCAGGTCCGGTCGATCTCCCAGGTGTCGACGGCGGTGGCGAAGGGTGACCTCTCCCAGAAGATCACCGTGTCGGCCAAGGGTGAGGTCGCCGAATTGGCGCACACCATCAACTACCTCACCGACACGCTGCGGCTCTTCGCCGAGCAGGTGACCCGGGTGGCCCGTGAGGTGGGCACCGAGGGCAAGCTCGGCGGTCAGGCCGAGGTGCCGAACGTGGCGGGCACCTGGAAGGACCTGACCGACAGCGTCAACTCGATGGCGTCGAACCTGACCGCCCAGGTCCGTAACATCGCGCAGGTCTCCACGGCGGTGGCGCGGGGTGACCTGTCGCAGAAGATCACGGTGGCGGCGCAGGGCGAGATCCTGGAGCTGAAGGACACCGTCAACACGATGGTGGATCAGCTGTCGTCGTTCGCCGACGAGGTGACTCGGGTGGCCCGTGAGGTGGGCATCGAGGGCAAGTTGGGTGGTCAGGCCCAGGTGCGCGGCGTCTCCGGCACCTGGCGGGACCTCACCGAGAACGTCAACCAGCTGGCCGGCAACCTGACCAGCCAGGTCCGCAACATCTCCCAGGTCTCCACGGCGGTGGCGAAGGGCGACCTGTCGCAGAAGATCACCGTGGACGCCCAGGGCGAGATCCTGGAGCTGAAGAACACCGTCAACACGATGGTGGATCAGCTGTCGTCGTTCGCCGACGAGGTGACTCGGGTGGCCCGTGAGGTGGGCACCGAGGGCAACCTGGGCGGGCAGGCGCAGGTCAAGGGCGTCAGCGGTACGTGGCGGGACCTGACCGACAACGTGAACTCGATGGCGTCGAACCTGACCAGTCAGGTCCGCAACATCGCCTCGGTGACCACGGCGGTGGCGAAGGGTGACCTGTCGCAGAAGATCACGGTGGACGCGCGGGGCGAGATCCTGGAGCTGAAGTCGACCGTCAACACGATGGTGGATCAGCTGTCGTCGTTCGCCGACGAGGTGACCCGGGTGGCCCGTGAGGTGGGCACCGAGGGCAAGCTCGGCGGCCAGGCCCAGGTACGCGGGGTCGCGGGCACCTGGCGCGACCTGACCGACAACGTCAACTCGATGGCCTCCAACCTGACCGCCCAGGTGCGCAACATCGCCCAGGTGTCGACAGCGGTGGCGAAGGGTGACCTGTCGCAGAAGATCACGGTGGACGCGCGGGGCGAGATCCTGGAGCTGAAGTCGACCGTCAACACGATGGTGGACCAGTTGTCGTCTTTCGCCGACGAGGTGACCCGGGTCGCGCGTGAGGTGGGCACCGAGGGCAAGCTCGGCGGCCAGGCGCAGGTCAAGGGCGTCAGCGGCACGTGGCGGGACCTGACCGACAACGTGAACTCGATGGCGTCGAACCTGACCAGTCAGGTCCGCAACATCGCCTCGGTGACCACCGCGGTGGCGAAGGGCGACCTGTCGCAGAAGATCACCGTGGACGCCCAGGGCGAGATCCTGGAACTGAAGTCGACAGTCAACACCATGGTCGACCAGCTCTCGTCGTTCGCCGACGAGGTGACCCGGGTGGCCCGCGAGGTCGGTATCGAGGGCAAGCTCGGCGGTCAGGCACAGGTGAAGGGCGTCTCCGGCACCTGGCGTGACCTCACCGAGAACGTCAACCAGCTCGCCTCGACGCTGACCACGCAGTTGCGCGCCATCGCCCAGGTGTCCACCTCGGTGACCCGCGGCGACCTGACCCAGCGGATCGCGGTCAAGGCGCAGGGCGAGGTCGCCGAGCTGAAGGACAACATCAACCAGATGATCGTCACCCTCCGGGAGACGACCAAGAAGAACGCCGAGCAGGGCTGGCTGGACTCCAACCTCGCCCGGATCGGCGGCCTGTTGCAGGGCCAGCGCGACCTCGGCGAGGTCTGCCGCATGATCATGGCGGAGGTGACTCCGCTGGTCGACGCCCAGCTCGGTGCCTTCTTCCTGGCCGACGACGCCGACGGCAGCATGCGGCTGCGGCTGACCTCCTCGTACGGGTACGTGGCGCGGGGGCACGACGTCACCTTCGGGCCGGGTGAGGGGCTGGTCGGGCAGACCGCGCTCTCCCGCCGGACGATCCGGGTGAGCGCCTCCCCGAACAGCCGGCTCACCCTGCGGTCCGGTCTGGCCGAGACACCCCCGTCCGACCTGGTGGTGCTCCCCGTCCTGTTCGAGGGCGAGCTGCTCGGGGTGATCGAGTTCGCCAGCGTGTCCGCCTTCTCCGATCTGCACCTGTCGTTCCTGGAGCGGCTGGTGCTCACCATCGGCATCGCGGTCAACACCATTCAGGCCAACCGGCGTACGGAGGAGCTGCTGGCCCAGTCGCAGCGCCTGGCGCACGAGATGCAGGAGCAGTCGGCGGAGTTGCAGCGCACCAACGCCGAGTTGGAGGAGAAGGCCACGCTGTTGTCCGAGCAGAAGGGCAACATCGAGACGAAGAACCGGGAGATCGAGCTGGCACGGCTGGGCCTGGAGGAGAAGGCGCAGCAGCTGACCCGGGCATCGGCGTACAAGTCGGAGTTCCTGGCCAACATGAGCCACGAGCTGCGCACCCCGCTGAATTCGCTGCTGCTGCTGGCCCGACTGCTGGCCGAGAACTCGGAGCAGAACCTCACCCCGAAGCAGATCGAGTTCGCCAAGACCATCCACGGGTCCGGTTCCGACCTGCTGCGCCTGATCGACGACATCCTCGACCTGTCCAAGATCGAGGCGGGCCGGATGGACGTCGAGCCGACCGAGATCCGCTTCTCCGAGCTGCGCGGCTACGTCGAGCAGGCGTTCGCGCCGCAGGCCGAGGAGAAGAACCTGGACTTCCAGGTACGGGTCAGCAAGGACCTGCCGCCGGCGTTGGTGACCGACGCGCAGCGCTTGCAGCAGATCCTGCGCAATCTGCTCTCCAACGCGGTGAAGTTCACCGACAACGGCGCGGTGACGCTGCGCATCGCCCCGGCCGCCGAGAACGCGGTCTTCGACGTCCCGGCGCTGACGAACGCCCAGCAGGTGATCGCGTTCACCGTGATCGACACCGGGATCGGCATCTCCGACGACAAGCTGTCGATCATCTTCGAGGCGTTCCAGCAGGCCGACGGCACGACCAGCCGCCGGTACGGCGGCACCGGCCTGGGCCTGTCGATCAGCCGCGATCTGGCCCGACTGATCGGTGGCACCATCACCGTCTCGTCCGCGCCCGGTCAGGGCTCGACCTTCACCCTGTTCGTGCCGCAGGTGCTGGCCCCGGACGCCGTGGTCGTGCCGCAGACACCGTCTCCGCAGCGCGCCGGCCTGCCGTCGTCGCTGCTGATGCCGCCGCTGGAACTGCTGCCGGAGCGGCCGGAGGCACCGGCCACCCGCCAACTGGACGGCGCCACCGTGCTGATCGTGGACGACGACGTCCGCAATGTCTTCGCCTTGACCAGCGCGTTGGAGCTGCACGGGATGACCGTGCTGTACTCGGACAACGGGGCGGACGGTGTCCGCCTGCTGGCCGAGCATCCGGAGGTGGACATCGTGCTGATGGACGCCATGATGCCCGACCAGGACGGCTACGAGACCACCCGTCAGATTCGCCGCAACCACCGGTTCGCCGACCTTCCGGTGGTCTTCCTGACCGCGAAGGCGATGCCCGGTGACCGTGAGTCGGCGCTCGCTGCCGGGGGCAGCGACTACATCACCAAGCCGGTCGACCTGGACGACCTGATCGAGTTGATGTCGTCCTGGATCAACGGCAGCCGGACCGAGGAGACTTCGTGA